The sequence ATCGCGCTGCGACCGAACCGGGAAACTGGCAATCCCCAGCACGCCCTGCTCGTCATACGGGCGGACGACCTCTCCGCGGACGGCTTGTTTTTCGAGGTGCGGCCTTGGATTTTCGGGGGCTTCGCGGTGCTGGCGGTGAGCGTGGCATTCTGGATCCCGTTCGCACTGGGCATCACCCGCTACGTCGGGCGGCTTACCCGGGCGACCGAGCGCATTGCGGAAGGGGATTTCCAAGTGGCAGTCGATGTCTCGCGGCACGATGAACTCGGACGGCTCGGGGCGGCGGTCACCGAGATGGCGGGCCGCCTGGATCGGTTCGTTTCCGGGCAGCGGCGGTTCCTCGCGGATGTGGCTCATGAGCTGTGCGCGCCCTTGGCGAGATTGCGCACGGGGATCGCCATCATGGAGCAGATGGTGCCGGAAGAGCACCAGCCGCGGCTGCAATCGGTCGATGACGATGCCGGGGAGCTGGCGCGGTTGATCGATGAAATCCTGGCGTTTTCCCGGGCGGGAGCGGGTCGACCCCAGTTGCGGGCTTGTGATCTGGAGCCGCTGATCGAGAGCGTCGTGGCCCGGGAAGGGGCGGATTTGAAGGTTTCGCTGAAGCTGGAGCCGGAATTGTCCGCGTTTGTGGATCCGCGGCTGCTGTCGCGAGCCTTCGGGAATCTGGTCCGGAACGTGCGGGTGCACGTTGGTGAAGGTGCGGACCTGTCCATTTCCGCTCATCGGCGGGAGGGACAGGTGGCCGTGGTGTTCCGGGACCAAGGGCCGGGGGTACCGGCGGCGGATCTGCCGCGCTTGTTTGAGCCGTTCTATCGGCCGGATCGCTCGCGTAACCGGGATACCGGTGGCAGCGGCCTGGGCCTGGCGATCGTCAGCACCTGCGTGGAAGCCTGTGGTGGCCGGGTGAGTGCCGATGTTCCGGCGGACGGCGGATTTGAGGTCACGGTGATCCTGCCGATGGAGGCCTCCGCGCTGCCGAAGGTGGATTGAGTGCGTCTCCCTCTTCGTAGCCGCGCTCGTGAGAGCGTGGGCGGGGTGGATCCACCCTTATCCCGACGCTTCCGAAGCTCACCCGCCTCCGAACGCGCCAAGTAGCGCGAAGCTTGGCTTCGCGTGTGGGGACGAGCCGCTTGATCGAGGGCGGATCGTTTGGCTTTCGGGCCGCCCACCGCACGCCGG comes from Luteolibacter sp. LG18 and encodes:
- a CDS encoding ATP-binding protein; translated protein: MKASWRHSLLAKMLGWLALHLLVLAVAFGGFIAVQLRVGLDSLLSGRTGDRLRDLGELVGGQLRSSPRSDWPAILSRSSANRKLQIDLWRPPDQWEAGGIRGIPRNVMERMRGTRLPQGGRQQSPPPLQRRAEDRPFPPPRALDGDPLEDGPPPLADHPPGAPPRDQSDGLPPPGARPLPVAAPVFLMRGDEGNGYWAGVEIALRPNRETGNPQHALLVIRADDLSADGLFFEVRPWIFGGFAVLAVSVAFWIPFALGITRYVGRLTRATERIAEGDFQVAVDVSRHDELGRLGAAVTEMAGRLDRFVSGQRRFLADVAHELCAPLARLRTGIAIMEQMVPEEHQPRLQSVDDDAGELARLIDEILAFSRAGAGRPQLRACDLEPLIESVVAREGADLKVSLKLEPELSAFVDPRLLSRAFGNLVRNVRVHVGEGADLSISAHRREGQVAVVFRDQGPGVPAADLPRLFEPFYRPDRSRNRDTGGSGLGLAIVSTCVEACGGRVSADVPADGGFEVTVILPMEASALPKVD